In Lacrimispora indolis DSM 755, a genomic segment contains:
- a CDS encoding Gfo/Idh/MocA family protein, with amino-acid sequence MVRVGIVGAGNTIGIAGMHIQGYLRIPEAKITAVYDIIQERSQEYTDKFQLEEAKACRSYEELLSEVDAVSLCTPNAYHVELAIQALKAGKHVLCEKPFGTNARECEPALSYAESSGKVCMIGLCYRGIPAYMYLKQLIDEGALGDIFYVRQSLGGSRIADPRVKLEWRMQKALSGPGAMADFGSHMLDIGDMLLRDTAGPITELQCMSVTCLKERDRVNGNGTGIVDNDDIASFSAKTEKGVLLSYTASRVGSRHTTEVYGSGGSAFFDGSDPFSLRIQKKDPDGGYRESPETVKVPEGLYLINDYVPKEGFAVNFYFEMRNFIDAIEKGVPAATDFSRGIYIQRLIDALWESSKTGCSVPIDFQ; translated from the coding sequence ATGGTGCGTGTAGGAATTGTTGGGGCAGGAAATACCATTGGAATCGCGGGAATGCATATTCAGGGATATCTGCGGATACCGGAAGCGAAAATTACCGCTGTATACGATATTATACAGGAGCGTTCACAGGAATATACAGACAAGTTTCAGCTGGAAGAGGCAAAAGCCTGCAGAAGCTATGAAGAGCTTCTTTCAGAGGTGGATGCAGTCAGTCTCTGCACCCCCAATGCATATCATGTGGAACTGGCCATCCAGGCGTTAAAGGCGGGGAAGCATGTATTGTGTGAAAAACCCTTCGGCACCAATGCCAGGGAATGTGAGCCGGCACTTTCCTATGCGGAAAGCTCAGGGAAGGTTTGCATGATCGGGCTCTGTTACCGGGGAATTCCCGCCTATATGTATTTAAAGCAGCTGATTGACGAGGGGGCGCTGGGAGATATCTTCTATGTCCGGCAGTCACTGGGAGGCAGCAGGATCGCCGATCCCAGGGTAAAGCTGGAATGGAGGATGCAGAAGGCACTGTCAGGGCCGGGAGCCATGGCAGATTTCGGAAGTCATATGCTGGATATCGGAGATATGCTGCTCCGTGATACGGCCGGGCCGATTACGGAGCTGCAGTGCATGAGTGTCACGTGCTTAAAGGAAAGGGACCGCGTAAACGGCAATGGAACCGGAATCGTTGATAACGACGATATTGCATCTTTTTCCGCAAAGACTGAAAAAGGGGTGCTGCTTTCCTATACGGCAAGCCGGGTCGGAAGCAGACATACAACAGAAGTATACGGAAGCGGCGGCAGCGCGTTTTTTGACGGAAGTGACCCTTTTTCCCTGCGGATTCAGAAGAAGGACCCGGATGGAGGCTATAGGGAATCGCCGGAAACCGTTAAAGTACCGGAAGGACTGTATCTGATAAATGATTACGTTCCCAAAGAAGGATTTGCTGTTAATTTTTATTTTGAAATGCGGAACTTTATTGACGCAATTGAAAAAGGAGTTCCGGCTGCCACTGATTTTTCCCGGGGGATTTATATCCAGAGACTGATCGATGCGCTTTGGGAATCCTCAAAAACAGGCTGCAGTGTGCCCATTGATTTTCAGTGA
- a CDS encoding sugar phosphate isomerase/epimerase family protein — protein sequence MKIGCHAVLFTDRIANDTETVLSGLKSTGCQGIEVGSRFFGVDRSRELKQQLEIHELELSGLHAVCLLTDLLDRPEEVWVNIQKAVNFLRIMPNRNIILTGVKSMPGETGAGKEADSRLSDPELGKKMACKLNELARRAKEQGVQIHYHNHDWEFENDGLLYRSFLAHAPEMKLALDTGWALSAGWQPVSMIKDHPSRYSYVHIRDFKRPEMEKCSTHEEKQNSYADLGTGDVNLKELMETLKASMPDDGWAVIEYEKGEVSFERYTNAVSYLKQLCCPAV from the coding sequence ATGAAAATAGGATGCCATGCGGTATTATTTACCGACCGGATCGCCAATGATACGGAAACCGTTTTATCAGGCCTTAAATCAACCGGATGTCAGGGAATTGAAGTCGGTTCACGCTTTTTTGGAGTTGACAGAAGCCGGGAATTAAAGCAGCAGCTCGAAATCCATGAGCTGGAGCTTTCGGGCCTTCATGCAGTATGCCTTTTAACGGATCTGCTGGACCGGCCGGAGGAAGTGTGGGTTAATATTCAGAAAGCTGTAAATTTTCTCCGGATCATGCCCAACAGGAATATCATACTGACCGGAGTAAAGAGTATGCCGGGAGAAACAGGAGCCGGGAAAGAGGCTGACAGCCGGCTGTCGGATCCGGAATTGGGGAAGAAAATGGCCTGCAAGCTCAATGAGCTGGCCCGCAGGGCAAAGGAGCAGGGCGTGCAGATCCACTACCATAACCATGACTGGGAATTTGAAAACGACGGCCTTTTGTATCGGTCATTCCTTGCACATGCTCCGGAAATGAAGCTTGCCCTGGATACCGGCTGGGCATTATCCGCCGGCTGGCAGCCGGTTTCCATGATAAAGGATCATCCCTCCCGCTATTCTTACGTCCATATCAGGGACTTTAAACGGCCGGAGATGGAAAAGTGCTCTACCCATGAGGAAAAACAGAACAGCTACGCGGACCTTGGAACAGGTGACGTAAATTTAAAGGAGCTTATGGAAACACTGAAGGCCAGCATGCCGGATGACGGCTGGGCAGTGATTGAATATGAAAAGGGCGAGGTGAGCTTTGAACGCTACACAAATGCGGTCAGCTATTTAAAACAGCTTTGCTGCCCGGCTGTTTGA